A window of Chaetodon auriga isolate fChaAug3 chromosome 2, fChaAug3.hap1, whole genome shotgun sequence contains these coding sequences:
- the eya2 gene encoding eyes absent homolog 2 has protein sequence MAAYGQTQYSPALQPAGPYTPYTHHTQGYSMPSYNIKTEDGLSHSPGQTGLLGYSNFSSTPPSQSLYSYSHTHGGGISSGIFQGTHAISSSTPFNPTQQEFSAYSSYSQSQYSPYYNSHHYNSPYLTSSNISPAAITAPLAYQHPEHPVMLPNHSPESHTGEYHPPPSPPTPGKEEGVPARRGSDGKLRGRKRVSDPAPPLDSDIERVFIWDLDETIIIFHSLLTGTFSSRFGKDSSKAVSLGLWMEEMIFNLADSRLFFNDLEECDQVHIDDVASDDNGQDLSTYNFGSDGFQSPAGAGSLCLGSGVHGGVDWMRKLAFRYRRVKEIYNTYKNNVGGLLGSPKREEWLQLRREMEVLTDLWLTQALKALVLINSRPNCVNVLVTTTQLIPALSKVLLYGLGSAFPIENIYSATKTGKESCFERVSQRFGRRAVYVVIGDGAEEEAVAKKKNMPFWRVSCRADLEALSHALELDYL, from the exons ATGGCTGCGTATGGACAGACTCAGTACAGCCCcgccctgcagcctgcagggccGTACACACCTTACACTCACCACACGCAGGGTTACAGCATGCCATCTTACA acattaaaacagaagaCGGCCTGAGTCACTCTCCAGGACAGACGGGGCTTCTCGGCTACTCGAACTTCAGCAGCACTCCTCCCAGTCAGAGTCTCTACAGCTACTCGCACACACACG GTGGTGGTATTTCGTCTGGAATTTTTCAAGGCACCCATGCAATCTCCAGTTCAACCCCTTTCAACCCAACCCAACAA GAGTTTTCAGCGTACTCAAGCTACAGTCAGAGTCAGTACTCTCCGTATTATAACTCGCATCACTACAACAGCCCCTACCTAACCAGCAGCAACATCAGCCCCGCTGCCATCACAGCTCCGTTAGCCTATCAGCATCCAGAACACCCCGTCATGCTACCCAATCACAGCCCAGAGTCACACACAG GAGAGTACCACCCGCCGCCCAGCCCCCCAACACCAggtaaagaggagggggtccCAGCGCGAAGGGGGTCAGATGGGAAGTTGAGGGGGAGGAAAAGAGTCAGTGATCCCGCTCCACCTCTGGACTCTGACATAGAG CGCGTGTTTATCTGGGACCTGGATGAAACCATCATCATTTTCCATTCGCTCCTCACGGGAACCTTCTCCTCACGATTTGGCAAG gacTCCTCAAAGGCAGTGTCTCTTGGTTtatggatggaggagatgatCTTCAACCTGGCCGACTCGAGGCTCTTCTTCAATGACTTGGAG GAATGTGACCAGGTTCATATTGATGACGTGGCTTCAGACGACAATGGCCAGGACCTGAG CACTTACAACTTTGGGTCGGACGGCTTCCAGAGCCCAGCGGGGGCCGGCTCTCTGTGCCTGGGGTCAGGGGTCCACGGAGGGGTGGACTGGATGAGGAAACTGGCTTTCCGATACCGCAGAGTCAAGGAGATCTACAACACATACAAGAATAACGTTGGGG GTTTGCTGGGCAGCCCCAAGCGAGAGGAGTGGTTAcagctgaggagagagatggaggtcCTGACCGATCTGTGGTTGACTCAAGCACTCAAAGCCCTGGTTCTCATCAACTCCAG GCctaactgtgtgaatgtgttggtAACCACCACCCAGCTCATCCCAGCCCTCTCCAAGGTGTTACTGTACGGTCTGGGCTCAGCGTTCCCCATAGAGAACATATACAGTGCCACCAAGACAG GCAAAGAGAGCTGTTTCGAGCGTGTCTCTCAGAGGTTTGGTCGGAGAGCAGTGTATGTGGTGATAGGAGATGGAGCCGAAGAAGAGGCCGTGGCCAAGAAG aaGAACATGCCGTTCTGGAGGGTGTCCTGTCGGGCCGATCTGGAGGCCCTGAGCCATGCACTGGAGCTGGACTACCTCTAG